One genomic region from Paroceanicella profunda encodes:
- a CDS encoding 2Fe-2S iron-sulfur cluster-binding protein encodes MQEFFPLTVTDIAHDTRDAVVLSLAPRAEDMERFRFRPGQYLTFRRSFDGAELRRSYSICAAPGEGLRVGIKRVSGGAFSGWAKSDLAVGDTIEAMPPQGRFGPGDTAPGVQARHYIGFAAGSGITPVLSIARTILGGDPEARFTLVYGNRAVASVMFRAELGELKDRYLSRFSVLHLFSGPGAEEGLFSGRIDAGKCAALFGGWLQPAEAEMAFICGPEAMMKEVAGALEGAGLPRERIRFELFGADQPGRAKLRAEAAAARASGDMVRATVIIDGAATEFQMPRRGQSVLEAAREHDIDAPFSCKAGVCSTCIGRVHKGEVEMLQNYALEDYEVARGLVLTCQCIPLSDEIVIEYEGH; translated from the coding sequence ATGCAAGAGTTCTTCCCCCTCACCGTCACCGATATCGCCCATGACACGCGCGACGCGGTGGTGCTCAGCCTCGCGCCCCGGGCCGAGGACATGGAGCGCTTCCGCTTCCGCCCCGGGCAATACCTCACCTTCCGCCGCAGCTTCGACGGCGCGGAGCTGCGCCGCTCCTACTCGATCTGCGCCGCCCCGGGCGAGGGCTTGCGGGTGGGCATCAAGCGGGTCTCCGGCGGGGCGTTCTCCGGCTGGGCGAAATCGGACCTCGCCGTGGGCGACACGATCGAGGCCATGCCGCCGCAGGGCCGCTTCGGCCCCGGCGACACCGCGCCCGGGGTGCAGGCCCGCCACTACATCGGCTTCGCCGCGGGCTCCGGCATCACGCCGGTGCTCTCCATCGCCCGCACCATCCTGGGCGGAGACCCGGAGGCGCGCTTCACCCTCGTCTACGGCAACCGCGCCGTGGCCTCGGTGATGTTCCGCGCCGAGCTGGGCGAGCTGAAGGACCGCTACCTCTCCCGCTTCTCGGTGCTGCACCTGTTCTCCGGGCCGGGCGCCGAGGAGGGGCTGTTCTCCGGCCGCATCGACGCAGGCAAATGCGCCGCGCTCTTCGGCGGCTGGCTGCAGCCGGCGGAGGCCGAGATGGCCTTCATCTGCGGCCCCGAGGCGATGATGAAGGAGGTGGCGGGCGCGCTGGAAGGCGCCGGCCTGCCGCGCGAGCGCATCCGCTTCGAGCTCTTCGGCGCCGACCAGCCGGGCCGCGCGAAGCTGCGCGCCGAGGCCGCCGCCGCCCGCGCCTCCGGCGACATGGTGCGCGCCACGGTCATCATCGACGGCGCGGCCACCGAGTTTCAGATGCCCCGCCGCGGCCAGAGCGTGCTCGAGGCCGCGCGCGAGCACGACATCGACGCCCCCTTCTCCTGCAAGGCCGGCGTCTGCTCCACCTGCATCGGCCGCGTGCACAAGGGCGAGGTGGAGATGCTGCAGAATTACGCGCTCGAGGATTACGAGGTCGCCCGCGGGCTGGTGCTCACCTGCCAGTGCATCCCGCTGAGCGACGAGATCGTCATCGAATACGAAGGACACTGA
- the paaZ gene encoding phenylacetic acid degradation bifunctional protein PaaZ — protein sequence MLDADRTEPRRLASYIAGRWQEGAGAGTLVHDAATGAPVARVDATGLDMGAALAHGREAGGPALRAMSVHARALMMKEIGLALMEAKEELYTLSFATGATRTDSWVDIDGGIGTLLTYASRGRRELPNAAVLTDGAPEILSKDGSFIGQHILTPLSGVAIHINAFNFPVWGMLEKLAPTWLAGMPAIVKPASQTAYLTEACVRLILATGLLPEGALQLVCGGTGDLLDRVTAQDAVTFTGSAATARRLRATPAIVENSVRFTAEADSLNASILGPDAGPGTPEFELFVKEVAREMTVKAGQKCTAIRRAIVPAAHLDAVTEALKARLAKAVIGNPAEEGTRMGPLASPAQVEEVRGAIARIAAEARIVLEPGPVPEGGAFHAPCLLVCDSPLTATAPHEVEAFGPVCTLMPYATPAEAVEIANRGGGSLVASLFTDDGAVAREIGLGIARAHGRLLFGNRGAAKTSTGHGSPLPQLVHGGPGRAGGGEELGGMRALHHYTQRTALQGTPDMLTAIIGQWMPGAARREDAVHPFRKSLAELEVGDTITTESRQVTVEDIEHFARFTGDTFYAHMDEEAAARNPFFEGRVAHGYLIVSFAAGLFVQPDEGPVLANYGVDNLRFLSPVHAGETLRVQLTAKQINPRETEAYGEVRWDCTVTRADGEVVAQYDVLTMVAKTQRAG from the coding sequence ATGCTGGACGCAGACCGCACCGAACCGCGCCGCCTCGCAAGCTACATCGCCGGGCGCTGGCAGGAGGGCGCCGGCGCCGGCACGCTGGTGCATGACGCGGCCACCGGCGCGCCCGTCGCGCGCGTGGACGCAACCGGCCTCGACATGGGCGCCGCCCTCGCCCACGGGCGTGAGGCCGGCGGCCCCGCCCTGCGCGCGATGAGCGTGCATGCCCGCGCGCTGATGATGAAGGAGATCGGCCTCGCGCTGATGGAGGCGAAGGAGGAGCTCTACACCCTCTCCTTCGCCACCGGCGCCACCCGCACCGACAGCTGGGTGGACATCGACGGCGGCATCGGCACCCTGCTCACCTATGCCTCGCGCGGGCGGCGCGAGCTGCCGAACGCCGCCGTGCTCACCGACGGCGCGCCGGAGATCCTCTCGAAGGACGGCAGCTTCATCGGCCAGCACATCCTCACCCCGCTCTCGGGCGTGGCCATCCACATCAACGCCTTCAACTTCCCCGTCTGGGGCATGCTGGAGAAGCTCGCCCCCACCTGGCTCGCCGGCATGCCCGCCATCGTGAAGCCCGCCAGCCAGACCGCCTATCTCACCGAGGCCTGCGTGCGGCTGATCCTCGCCACCGGCCTGCTGCCCGAGGGCGCGCTGCAGCTCGTCTGCGGCGGCACGGGCGACCTGCTCGACCGGGTGACGGCGCAGGACGCGGTCACCTTCACCGGCTCCGCCGCCACCGCCCGCCGCTTGCGCGCCACGCCCGCCATCGTGGAGAACTCGGTGCGCTTCACGGCCGAGGCGGACAGCCTGAACGCCTCCATCCTCGGTCCCGATGCCGGGCCCGGCACGCCGGAGTTCGAGCTGTTCGTGAAGGAGGTCGCGCGCGAGATGACCGTGAAGGCGGGGCAGAAATGCACCGCCATCCGCCGCGCCATCGTGCCGGCCGCCCATCTCGATGCGGTGACCGAGGCGCTGAAGGCCCGCCTCGCGAAGGCCGTCATCGGCAACCCGGCGGAGGAGGGCACCCGCATGGGCCCGCTCGCCTCCCCCGCCCAGGTGGAGGAGGTGCGCGGCGCCATCGCCCGCATCGCCGCGGAGGCGCGCATCGTGCTCGAACCCGGGCCGGTGCCCGAGGGCGGCGCCTTCCACGCGCCCTGCCTGCTGGTGTGCGACAGCCCCCTCACCGCCACGGCCCCGCACGAGGTGGAGGCCTTCGGCCCGGTCTGCACGCTGATGCCCTACGCCACGCCGGCCGAGGCGGTGGAGATCGCCAACCGCGGCGGCGGCTCGCTCGTCGCCTCGCTCTTCACCGATGACGGTGCCGTGGCGCGCGAGATCGGGCTCGGCATCGCCCGCGCCCATGGCCGGCTGCTGTTCGGCAACCGGGGGGCTGCGAAAACCTCCACCGGCCATGGCTCGCCCCTGCCCCAGCTGGTGCATGGCGGCCCCGGCCGGGCCGGCGGCGGCGAGGAGCTCGGCGGCATGCGCGCCCTGCACCACTACACCCAGCGCACCGCGCTGCAGGGCACGCCGGACATGCTCACCGCCATCATCGGCCAGTGGATGCCCGGCGCGGCCCGGCGCGAGGACGCGGTGCACCCGTTCCGCAAGTCTCTCGCCGAGCTGGAGGTGGGCGACACCATCACCACCGAGAGCCGGCAGGTGACGGTGGAGGACATCGAGCATTTCGCCCGCTTCACCGGCGACACGTTCTACGCCCACATGGACGAGGAGGCCGCTGCCCGAAACCCGTTCTTCGAGGGCCGCGTGGCGCATGGCTACCTCATCGTGTCCTTCGCCGCGGGCCTGTTCGTGCAGCCCGACGAGGGGCCGGTGCTGGCCAATTACGGTGTGGACAACCTGCGCTTCCTCTCCCCCGTCCATGCCGGGGAGACCCTGCGCGTGCAGCTCACCGCCAAGCAGATCAACCCGCGCGAGACCGAGGCGTACGGCGAGGTGCGCTGGGACTGCACCGTGACCCGCGCCGACGGCGAGGTGGTGGCCCAGTACGACGTGCTGACCATGGTGGCGAAAACCCAGCGGGCCGGCTGA
- the paaA gene encoding 1,2-phenylacetyl-CoA epoxidase subunit PaaA: MYAQLVETGETGTSDADAAFQKRIDEGIRIEPKDWMPEGYRKTLIRQIGQHAHSEIVGQLPEGNWITRAPTLQRKAILLAKVQDEAGHGLYLYCAAETLGVSRDEMTEQLLAGKAKYSSIFNYPTLTWADIGAIGWLVDGAAIMNQVPLQRCSFGPYSRAMIRICKEESFHQRQGFDIMRALCHGTEAQKAMAQDALNRWWWPSLMMFGPPDADSVHSEQSMKWGIKQNSNDELRQKFVDQTVPQAEWLGLKVPDPDLAWNAEKDGYDFGTPDWDEFFAVLKGNGPCNRERLAARQKAWDDGAWFREGLMAHADKHKLAAE; the protein is encoded by the coding sequence ATGTACGCACAACTGGTCGAAACGGGTGAAACCGGCACCTCGGACGCCGATGCAGCCTTCCAGAAGCGCATCGACGAGGGCATCCGCATCGAGCCGAAGGACTGGATGCCCGAGGGCTACCGCAAGACCCTGATCCGCCAGATCGGCCAGCACGCGCACTCCGAGATCGTCGGCCAGTTGCCGGAGGGGAACTGGATCACCCGCGCCCCAACCCTGCAGCGCAAGGCCATCCTGCTCGCCAAGGTGCAGGACGAGGCCGGCCACGGCCTCTACCTCTACTGCGCCGCCGAGACGCTGGGCGTCTCGCGCGACGAGATGACGGAGCAGCTTCTGGCCGGCAAGGCGAAGTACAGCTCCATCTTCAACTACCCCACCCTCACCTGGGCGGATATCGGCGCCATCGGCTGGCTGGTGGACGGGGCCGCGATCATGAACCAGGTGCCGCTGCAGCGCTGCTCCTTCGGCCCCTATTCGCGCGCGATGATCCGCATCTGCAAGGAGGAGAGCTTCCACCAGCGCCAGGGCTTCGACATCATGCGCGCGCTCTGCCACGGCACGGAGGCGCAGAAGGCGATGGCGCAGGACGCGCTGAACCGCTGGTGGTGGCCCTCGCTGATGATGTTCGGGCCGCCGGATGCGGACTCGGTGCATTCCGAGCAGTCGATGAAATGGGGCATCAAGCAGAACTCGAATGACGAGCTGCGGCAGAAATTCGTCGACCAGACCGTGCCGCAGGCCGAATGGCTGGGCCTGAAGGTGCCCGACCCCGACCTCGCCTGGAACGCGGAGAAGGACGGGTATGATTTCGGCACCCCGGACTGGGACGAGTTCTTCGCCGTCCTGAAGGGCAACGGCCCGTGCAACCGCGAGCGCCTCGCCGCCCGGCAGAAGGCCTGGGACGATGGCGCCTGGTTCCGCGAGGGGCTGATGGCCCATGCCGACAAACACAAACTTGCAGCGGAGTAA
- the paaB gene encoding 1,2-phenylacetyl-CoA epoxidase subunit PaaB: MSREWPLWEVFIRGQHGLSHRHVGSLHAPDAGMALKNARDVYTRRNEGQSIWVVESARITASSPDDAEQTFEPAASKVYRHPSFFDIPDEIGAM; the protein is encoded by the coding sequence ATGAGCAGGGAATGGCCCCTCTGGGAGGTGTTCATCCGCGGGCAGCACGGGCTGTCGCACCGGCATGTCGGCAGCCTGCACGCGCCCGACGCCGGGATGGCGCTGAAGAACGCGCGTGACGTCTATACCCGCCGCAACGAGGGCCAGAGCATCTGGGTGGTGGAATCCGCGCGCATCACCGCCTCCAGCCCGGACGACGCGGAGCAGACCTTCGAGCCTGCGGCCTCCAAGGTCTACCGCCACCCCAGCTTCTTCGACATCCCCGACGAGATCGGAGCGATGTGA
- the paaD gene encoding 1,2-phenylacetyl-CoA epoxidase subunit PaaD, translated as MQPSLATLRAWLAEIPDPEIPAVSLVDLGIIRDVAATEDGVTVTVTPTYAGCPATAVIALDIETALTRRGAGPVQVRQQLSPAWTTDWISPEGREKLRAYGIAPPQPGLASCAGMLAAQKAPCPQCGSADTEMLTPRGSTPCKAQFRCRACAEPFDYFKAI; from the coding sequence ATGCAGCCCTCGCTCGCCACCCTGCGCGCCTGGCTGGCCGAGATCCCGGACCCGGAGATCCCCGCGGTCTCGCTGGTCGATCTCGGGATCATCCGCGACGTGGCGGCAACCGAGGACGGGGTCACCGTCACCGTCACGCCCACCTATGCCGGCTGCCCGGCCACGGCGGTGATCGCGCTCGACATCGAGACCGCGCTCACCCGCCGCGGCGCGGGGCCGGTGCAGGTGCGCCAGCAGCTCTCCCCCGCCTGGACGACGGACTGGATCAGCCCCGAGGGCCGCGAGAAGCTGCGCGCCTATGGCATCGCCCCGCCGCAGCCGGGCCTCGCCTCCTGCGCCGGCATGCTCGCCGCACAGAAGGCCCCCTGCCCGCAATGCGGCTCGGCGGACACCGAGATGCTCACCCCCCGCGGCTCCACCCCCTGCAAGGCGCAGTTCCGCTGCCGCGCCTGCGCCGAGCCCTTCGACTATTTCAAGGCGATCTGA
- the paaC gene encoding 1,2-phenylacetyl-CoA epoxidase subunit PaaC, with protein MEPFVTFCLRMGDNALILGQRTAEWCGHAPILEEDIAFANMGLDLIGQTRLWYALACAAEGDTRTPDDLAFLRGEREFLNTQLVEQPSPDFGHALMRQYLFDAWHLPMLDALTASTHEGVRDLAQKSVKEVRYHIERSRDLILRLGDGTPESHARMQAALEALWPFTTDLLETDAADDALRADGTLPDPDPVRAAFAAETAATFARATLTLPEPRLTRRGGRQGLHSEHMGYLLAEMQSLPRSHPGASW; from the coding sequence ATGGAGCCCTTCGTGACCTTCTGCCTGCGCATGGGCGACAATGCGCTCATCCTCGGGCAGCGCACGGCGGAATGGTGCGGCCACGCGCCCATCCTGGAGGAGGACATCGCCTTCGCCAACATGGGGCTGGACCTGATCGGCCAGACCCGGCTCTGGTATGCGCTGGCCTGCGCGGCGGAGGGCGACACCCGCACGCCGGATGATCTCGCCTTCCTGCGCGGCGAGCGGGAGTTCCTCAACACCCAGCTTGTGGAGCAGCCCAGCCCGGATTTCGGCCATGCGCTGATGCGCCAGTACCTCTTCGACGCCTGGCACCTGCCGATGCTCGACGCGCTGACCGCAAGCACCCACGAGGGCGTGCGCGACCTGGCGCAGAAATCGGTGAAGGAAGTGCGCTACCACATCGAGCGCTCGCGCGATCTCATCCTGCGGCTGGGGGATGGAACCCCGGAAAGCCACGCCCGCATGCAGGCTGCGCTGGAGGCCCTCTGGCCCTTCACCACCGACCTGCTGGAGACCGACGCGGCCGATGACGCCCTGCGCGCCGACGGCACCCTGCCGGACCCGGACCCGGTGCGCGCCGCCTTCGCGGCCGAGACCGCCGCCACCTTCGCCCGCGCCACGCTCACCCTGCCCGAGCCCCGCCTCACCCGGCGCGGCGGCCGGCAGGGCCTCCATTCCGAGCACATGGGCTACCTGCTGGCGGAAATGCAGTCGTTGCCGCGCAGTCACCCCGGGGCAAGCTGGTGA
- a CDS encoding autotransporter outer membrane beta-barrel domain-containing protein, with protein sequence MRDLCRWLTVPAFLLGTDPARAAELEDLVSFSVERQASGALAAMGIGVVPSETASTLVLNTGTGSDARPDFASAQLGGGFTVSDSFPLYLEGYLGYTRFNPSYLVVSDADRAYVRPKWTSISGTAGIGWDFALNENLVLRPMVNFALGQVVSDTAVLAAFIADHIGAEDARFLRDGGLTAGGLGGSMMLEYNKAWDEDYEADLSLRYSRIHLKPIAGDRGVVGEARAETLALWSRMRVPTGLTLFGRSVRGVGEFSAAWLPGDQGEILRTDWLVQVGAGVEFNLSETWVPLAREVRLVARYTRGDVLQGFGIGLAASF encoded by the coding sequence ATGCGCGACCTTTGCAGATGGCTGACAGTTCCGGCGTTTCTTCTTGGCACCGATCCGGCGCGGGCGGCGGAGCTGGAAGATCTCGTGTCCTTCTCCGTGGAGCGCCAGGCCTCCGGCGCGCTGGCCGCGATGGGCATCGGGGTGGTTCCCAGCGAAACGGCCAGCACGCTGGTGCTGAACACCGGAACCGGCTCGGACGCCCGGCCGGATTTCGCCTCCGCGCAGCTGGGCGGCGGCTTCACGGTGAGCGATTCCTTCCCGCTCTACCTCGAGGGCTACCTCGGCTACACGCGGTTCAACCCGTCCTATCTCGTGGTGAGCGATGCCGACCGCGCCTACGTGCGCCCGAAATGGACCAGCATTTCCGGCACCGCCGGCATCGGCTGGGACTTCGCGCTGAACGAAAACCTCGTGCTGCGGCCGATGGTGAATTTCGCGCTGGGGCAGGTGGTGTCGGACACCGCGGTGCTGGCGGCGTTCATCGCTGACCACATCGGGGCCGAGGACGCCCGCTTCCTGCGCGACGGCGGGCTCACCGCCGGGGGGCTCGGCGGGTCCATGATGCTGGAATACAACAAGGCCTGGGACGAGGATTACGAGGCCGACCTCTCCCTGCGCTACTCGCGCATCCACCTCAAGCCCATCGCCGGGGACAGGGGCGTGGTCGGCGAGGCGAGGGCGGAGACGCTGGCGCTGTGGTCCCGCATGCGGGTTCCGACGGGCCTGACCCTCTTCGGGCGGTCCGTGCGCGGGGTGGGCGAATTCTCCGCCGCCTGGCTTCCGGGAGACCAGGGCGAAATCCTGCGCACCGACTGGCTGGTGCAGGTGGGCGCCGGCGTGGAGTTCAACCTGTCGGAAACCTGGGTGCCGCTGGCGCGCGAAGTGCGGCTGGTGGCCCGCTACACGCGGGGCGACGTGCTCCAGGGCTTCGGAATCGGGCTGGCCGCCAGCTTCTGA
- a CDS encoding transferase hexapeptide repeat family protein — translation MARCYALDGFTPVADPSAFLHPEAVLIGDVHVGPGAYIGPGAVLRGDFGRVIVGARANVQETCVMHAFPGRDVVVEEMGHIGHGAVLHGCVVGANAMVGMNAVVMDEAVIGAESIVAALAFVKAGMQVPPRSMVVGMPARIVRQLSGEEVAWKTRGTEVYAELARTAAARLRPAEPLPRAEPGRGRMAAPDHRPKSTPGA, via the coding sequence ATGGCCCGCTGCTACGCGCTCGACGGTTTCACCCCGGTGGCCGACCCATCGGCCTTCCTCCACCCCGAGGCGGTACTGATCGGCGACGTGCACGTGGGGCCCGGCGCCTATATCGGCCCCGGCGCGGTGCTGCGCGGCGATTTCGGCCGGGTGATCGTGGGCGCGCGCGCCAATGTGCAGGAAACCTGCGTGATGCACGCCTTCCCCGGCCGCGACGTGGTGGTGGAGGAGATGGGCCACATCGGCCACGGCGCGGTGCTGCACGGCTGCGTGGTGGGGGCAAACGCAATGGTGGGCATGAACGCCGTGGTGATGGACGAGGCGGTGATCGGGGCGGAGAGCATCGTCGCCGCCCTCGCCTTCGTGAAGGCCGGCATGCAGGTGCCGCCGCGCTCGATGGTGGTGGGCATGCCGGCGCGAATCGTTCGGCAGCTCTCCGGGGAGGAGGTGGCATGGAAAACCCGGGGCACTGAAGTCTATGCCGAGCTGGCCCGCACCGCCGCCGCCCGGCTGCGCCCCGCCGAGCCCCTGCCCCGCGCCGAGCCCGGCCGAGGGCGAATGGCGGCGCCGGATCACCGTCCGAAATCCACGCCCGGCGCCTGA
- a CDS encoding PaaX family transcriptional regulator C-terminal domain-containing protein, translating into MNTSVTSRILETFPVSAGAFIVTLYGDVVAPRGGELWMGNIVEACRAVQISESRVRTAVSRLVASERIAGEKHGRKSYYRLTEAANREFTHAARLIYSRPRAEPLRGWHLVALPQGAGREALVHKLSRLRFGMAQPHLAILPDRGEPLPPLGAIHFRATTTDDLTELARSAWQLDALAGRIDRFVEGFSPLEGCSFPPAEALGLRLLLVHIFRDIALSDPALPLGMLPDTWQSPAARALFARLYLALTPDADAAVAASFVDRNGTLTADPTRIARRIADLSYH; encoded by the coding sequence ATGAACACGTCTGTAACGTCCCGGATTCTCGAAACCTTTCCCGTGAGCGCCGGGGCGTTCATCGTCACGCTCTACGGTGACGTGGTGGCGCCGCGCGGCGGCGAGCTGTGGATGGGCAACATCGTGGAGGCCTGCCGCGCCGTGCAGATCTCCGAGAGCCGGGTGCGCACCGCGGTCTCCCGCCTCGTGGCCTCGGAGCGCATCGCCGGCGAGAAGCACGGCCGCAAGAGCTACTACCGGCTCACCGAGGCCGCGAACCGCGAGTTCACCCATGCCGCACGGCTGATCTACTCGCGCCCGCGGGCCGAGCCGCTGCGCGGCTGGCACCTCGTGGCGCTGCCGCAGGGGGCGGGGCGCGAGGCGCTGGTGCACAAGCTCTCGCGGCTGCGCTTCGGCATGGCGCAGCCGCATCTCGCCATCCTGCCGGACCGGGGGGAGCCGCTGCCGCCGCTGGGCGCGATCCACTTCCGCGCCACCACCACGGACGACCTCACCGAGCTGGCCCGCAGCGCCTGGCAGTTGGACGCGCTGGCCGGGCGGATCGACCGGTTCGTGGAGGGATTCTCGCCGCTGGAGGGCTGCAGCTTCCCGCCCGCCGAGGCGCTCGGCCTGCGGCTGCTGCTGGTGCACATCTTCCGCGACATCGCCCTGTCGGACCCCGCCCTGCCGCTGGGCATGCTGCCCGACACCTGGCAGAGCCCGGCCGCGCGCGCCCTGTTCGCGCGGCTCTACCTCGCGCTCACGCCCGATGCGGATGCCGCCGTCGCCGCCAGTTTCGTGGACCGCAACGGCACGCTCACCGCCGACCCGACGCGCATCGCCCGCCGCATCGCCGACCTCTCCTACCACTGA
- a CDS encoding protein-disulfide reductase DsbD domain-containing protein, translating into MKRLFTLLAALAVLAGAAAPSAAQVAPPARVALLDGWAEPDGARMVAITVSLAPGWKTYWRSPGDAGIPPSFDWSGSRNLDRVEFFWPVPEVIDSYGMQTLGYHNRLVLPVLLVPRNPAEPLRVSVAMDYGVCSDICMPADALAVGEMAPGAPASPSAGLIRAALGHLPETAAQAGVTEVSCTLVPSADGFDISARVRFDHALSAAPQIVVMESPVEDLWITPSRPVLQGADTIATHADLDYLGSGPLTLDRSTLRLTLIGGGRAVELHGCPAPR; encoded by the coding sequence ATGAAACGCCTGTTCACCCTTCTCGCGGCGCTGGCCGTCCTTGCCGGAGCGGCAGCGCCCTCGGCGGCCCAGGTGGCGCCGCCGGCGCGCGTGGCGCTGCTGGACGGCTGGGCCGAGCCGGACGGCGCGCGGATGGTCGCCATCACGGTGAGCCTGGCGCCGGGCTGGAAGACCTACTGGCGCAGCCCGGGCGACGCGGGCATCCCGCCGAGCTTCGACTGGTCGGGCTCGCGCAATCTCGACAGGGTGGAGTTCTTCTGGCCGGTGCCGGAGGTGATCGACAGTTACGGCATGCAGACGCTCGGCTACCACAACCGCCTGGTGCTGCCGGTGCTGCTGGTGCCGCGCAACCCCGCCGAGCCGCTGCGCGTCTCCGTGGCGATGGACTATGGCGTGTGCTCGGACATCTGCATGCCGGCGGACGCCCTTGCGGTGGGCGAGATGGCGCCGGGCGCGCCGGCCTCCCCCTCCGCCGGCTTGATCCGCGCCGCGCTCGGGCACCTGCCGGAAACGGCGGCGCAGGCGGGCGTCACGGAGGTGAGCTGCACACTGGTGCCCTCCGCCGACGGGTTCGACATCTCCGCCCGGGTGCGCTTCGACCATGCCCTGAGCGCGGCGCCGCAGATCGTGGTGATGGAAAGCCCGGTGGAGGACCTGTGGATCACCCCCTCGCGGCCGGTGTTGCAGGGCGCCGACACCATCGCCACCCATGCCGACCTGGACTATCTCGGCTCCGGGCCGCTGACGCTGGACCGCTCCACCCTGCGCCTCACGCTCATCGGCGGCGGCCGGGCGGTGGAACTGCACGGCTGCCCCGCCCCCCGCTGA
- a CDS encoding queuosine precursor transporter yields the protein MTRGFMIGILAMALVVVASNILVQFLLGDWLTWGAFTYPFAFLVTDLTNRFLGARAARRVVAAGFVIGVACSLIASQITGPEGYPLTTFRIATASGLAFLLAQMVDIGVFNRLRRGSWWRAPFVSSLAGSSLDTVIFFSVAFSGALSFIDPSEDVSWAAAPLPLLGAGPEVPLWVSLAGADFLVKMALALVALIPFRVLLGVLAARRAA from the coding sequence ATGACGCGCGGCTTCATGATCGGCATCCTCGCCATGGCCCTGGTGGTCGTGGCCTCGAACATCCTCGTGCAGTTCCTGCTCGGCGACTGGCTGACCTGGGGCGCCTTCACCTATCCCTTCGCCTTCCTGGTGACGGACCTCACCAACCGCTTCCTCGGCGCGCGCGCCGCGCGGCGGGTGGTGGCGGCGGGCTTCGTGATCGGCGTGGCCTGCTCGCTCATCGCCAGCCAGATCACCGGGCCGGAGGGCTATCCGCTCACCACCTTCCGCATCGCCACGGCCTCGGGCCTCGCCTTCCTGCTGGCGCAGATGGTCGACATCGGGGTGTTCAACCGGCTGCGGCGCGGCAGCTGGTGGCGCGCGCCCTTCGTCTCCTCGCTCGCCGGGTCGTCGCTCGACACGGTGATCTTCTTCTCGGTGGCCTTCTCCGGCGCCCTCTCGTTCATCGACCCGTCGGAAGACGTGTCCTGGGCCGCGGCCCCGCTGCCGCTGCTCGGCGCCGGGCCGGAGGTGCCGCTGTGGGTGAGCCTCGCCGGCGCGGATTTCCTGGTGAAGATGGCGCTGGCGCTGGTGGCGCTGATCCCGTTCCGCGTGCTGCTCGGCGTGCTGGCCGCCCGCCGCGCCGCCTGA
- a CDS encoding calcium-binding protein codes for MAVIDISVETSAGLDFNAYLSAFTADFGSDNRGWFEGPLAPYDSWSIQEQGSAAQALVAEGELNYSFTSHVLEGDLDTLSFGTDLSLGSGTGVTTSTPTLGTNVVTLESLGLSDTGSSNLVNDVLLGLGEGDSSALEGWLFNTAGNSVNFDGGAGADSFTAGIGDDVLRGRGGNDRLFGGAGADTLLGGNGADTLDGGAGADVLTGGNGADTFTFATAAGADGDEITDFTAADLIDLTGIAGLTGWGGTSAAANSAWYAVSGTDTLLYGSTDGDSVADFEIVLSDYTGGLSGTDVLV; via the coding sequence ATGGCCGTTATCGATATCAGTGTCGAGACCTCCGCCGGTCTCGATTTCAATGCCTATCTTTCTGCGTTCACTGCGGATTTCGGGTCCGACAACCGCGGTTGGTTCGAAGGGCCGCTGGCGCCCTACGACTCCTGGTCGATCCAGGAACAGGGCAGCGCGGCGCAGGCGCTGGTCGCGGAAGGGGAGCTCAACTACTCCTTCACCAGCCACGTGCTGGAGGGCGATCTCGACACGCTGTCCTTCGGCACCGACCTCAGCCTCGGCTCCGGCACCGGGGTGACGACGAGCACGCCGACACTGGGCACGAACGTGGTGACGCTCGAGTCGCTCGGGCTGTCGGACACAGGGTCGAGCAATCTGGTGAATGACGTGCTGCTGGGCCTCGGCGAGGGTGATTCGAGCGCGCTGGAGGGCTGGCTCTTCAACACCGCCGGGAACAGCGTCAACTTTGACGGCGGCGCGGGCGCCGACAGCTTCACCGCCGGCATCGGCGATGACGTGCTGCGCGGCCGGGGCGGCAACGACCGGCTGTTCGGCGGCGCCGGCGCCGACACCCTGCTGGGCGGCAACGGGGCCGACACGCTGGACGGCGGTGCAGGGGCCGACGTGCTCACCGGCGGCAATGGCGCGGACACGTTCACCTTCGCCACCGCGGCCGGGGCCGACGGCGACGAGATCACGGACTTCACCGCCGCCGATCTCATCGACCTCACCGGAATTGCCGGGCTCACCGGATGGGGCGGCACCAGCGCCGCGGCCAACTCCGCCTGGTACGCGGTGAGCGGAACCGACACGCTGCTCTACGGGTCTACCGATGGCGACAGCGTCGCCGATTTCGAGATCGTGCTCTCCGATTACACCGGCGGACTGAGCGGCACCGACGTTCTGGTCTGA